The Amycolatopsis sp. DG1A-15b genome window below encodes:
- a CDS encoding peroxiredoxin: MTVEVGSEAPDFTLNDYNKQPVQLSSFRGDKPVLLVFYPFAFSGICTGELCQLRDEFADYDNKGVQVLGVSVDTPFSLKAWAEKEGYQFPLLSDFWPHGEVAQAYGVFNADAGLAVRGTFLIDTSGVVRFAEVNAPGEARDQQGWKKAVAELA, from the coding sequence ATGACCGTCGAGGTCGGTTCTGAGGCCCCTGACTTCACGCTCAACGACTACAACAAGCAGCCGGTCCAGCTGTCGTCGTTCCGGGGTGACAAGCCGGTTCTGCTGGTCTTCTACCCCTTCGCGTTCAGCGGCATCTGCACGGGCGAGCTGTGCCAGCTCCGCGACGAGTTCGCGGACTACGACAACAAGGGCGTCCAGGTCCTGGGCGTCTCGGTCGACACGCCGTTCTCGCTCAAGGCGTGGGCCGAGAAGGAGGGCTACCAGTTCCCGCTGCTGTCCGACTTCTGGCCGCACGGCGAGGTGGCCCAGGCGTACGGCGTCTTCAACGCCGACGCCGGCCTGGCGGTCCGCGGCACGTTCCTGATCGACACGTCCGGTGTCGTGCGGTTCGCCGAGGTCAACGCGCCGGGAGAGGCCCGCGACCAGCAGGGCTGGAAGAAGGCCGTGGCCGAACTGGCTTGA
- a CDS encoding DUF3052 domain-containing protein, whose product MVAAGDADQSSVAERLGIKPEMVVQEIGWDEDVDDDVRAAIEEQIGGDILDEDADEVIDVVLLWWREDDGDLGDALIDARGPLEETGVIWVLTPKTGQPGHVEPSEIAEAVPAVGLAQTANISVGPNWIGTRLVSPKSKSKQR is encoded by the coding sequence GTGGTCGCCGCGGGAGACGCTGATCAGAGCAGCGTCGCCGAGAGGCTCGGCATCAAGCCCGAGATGGTGGTCCAGGAGATCGGCTGGGACGAGGACGTCGACGACGACGTCCGCGCGGCGATCGAGGAGCAGATCGGCGGGGACATCCTCGACGAGGACGCCGACGAGGTCATCGACGTGGTGCTGCTCTGGTGGCGCGAGGACGACGGCGACCTGGGCGACGCGCTCATCGACGCCCGGGGTCCCCTGGAGGAGACCGGCGTGATCTGGGTGCTCACCCCGAAGACGGGACAGCCAGGGCACGTCGAGCCGAGCGAAATCGCCGAAGCGGTGCCCGCCGTCGGCCTGGCCCAGACCGCCAACATCAGTGTCGGCCCGAACTGGATCGGCACCCGCCTGGTGTCTCCCAAGTCGAAGTCGAAGCAGCGCTGA
- the aceE gene encoding pyruvate dehydrogenase (acetyl-transferring), homodimeric type, translating into MAPQNDGASGKETPARVRVIRDGLAAHLPDIDPEETAEWLDSFDEALARGGQQRARYLMLRILERARERNVGVPALTSTDYVNTIPTENEPWFPGDEDIERRYRAWIRWNAAIMVHRAQRPGVGVGGHISTYASSAALYEVGFNHFFRGKDHSGGGDQIYIQGHASPGIYARAFLEGRLSESQLDGFRQEFSHAGEGGGLPSYPHPRLMPEFWENPTVSMGLGPMNAIYQARFNRYLRDRGIKNTDDQHVWAFLGDGEMDEAESRGLIHVAAGEGLDNLTFVINCNLQRLDGPVRGNGKIIQELESYFRGAGWNVIKVIWGREWDSLLHADRDGALVNLMNVTPDGDYQTYKANDGAFVREHFFGRDPRTKDLVKDLSDADIWNLKRGGHDYRKVYAAYKSALEHHGQPTVILAHTIKGYGLGPAFEGRNATHQMKKLTLDDLKLFRDSQRIPISDEELERNPKLPPYYHPGAGSPEIEYMIGRRKALGGFLPERRPKAAKALVLPGDKVYEGIRKGSGKQEVATTMAFVRLVRELAKDSEIGKRVVPIIPDEARTFGLDSMFPTAKIYNPHGQTYTSVDASLMLAYKESEKGQLLHEGINEAGSTASFTAVGTSYATHGEPMIPIYIFYSMFGFQRTGDGLYAAADQMARGFVLGATAGRTTLTGEGLQHADGHSLLLAATNPAAVAYDPAWSFEIAHIVKDGLRRMYGEAGPDGNGENVFYYMTIYNEPYQQPAEPENLDVDGLLKGLYKYADAQEGDGPEVQILVSGVTMPDALKAQKMLAEEWGVRAAVWSATSWTELRREAVEIDHDNLLYPGSEPRVPYVTEKLQGSNGPVVAVSDWMRAVPDLIRPYVPTDMLTLGTDGFGFSDTRPAARRKFLVDAESITVGALSILAKRGEVDQAKVLEAATKYRLDDVTAAGPQTSDSGNA; encoded by the coding sequence TTGGCCCCGCAGAACGACGGCGCCTCCGGCAAGGAGACCCCGGCACGCGTACGCGTCATCCGTGACGGATTGGCGGCGCACCTGCCCGACATCGACCCGGAGGAGACCGCCGAGTGGCTGGACTCCTTCGACGAGGCTCTGGCGAGGGGCGGTCAGCAGCGGGCCCGGTACCTGATGCTGCGCATCCTCGAGCGGGCCCGGGAACGGAACGTCGGCGTACCCGCCCTGACTTCGACGGACTACGTCAACACGATCCCCACCGAGAACGAGCCGTGGTTCCCCGGCGACGAGGACATCGAGCGCCGCTACCGCGCCTGGATCCGCTGGAACGCGGCGATCATGGTGCACCGCGCGCAGCGCCCGGGCGTCGGCGTCGGCGGCCACATCTCGACCTACGCCTCCTCGGCCGCGCTGTACGAGGTGGGCTTCAACCACTTCTTCCGCGGCAAGGACCACTCCGGCGGCGGCGACCAGATCTACATCCAGGGGCACGCCTCCCCCGGCATCTACGCCCGCGCGTTCCTCGAGGGCCGGCTGAGCGAGTCGCAGCTCGACGGCTTCCGCCAGGAGTTCAGCCACGCGGGTGAAGGCGGCGGCCTGCCGTCGTACCCGCACCCGCGGCTGATGCCGGAGTTCTGGGAGAACCCGACGGTGTCCATGGGCCTCGGCCCGATGAACGCCATCTACCAGGCCCGGTTCAACCGGTACCTGCGCGACCGCGGCATCAAGAACACCGACGACCAGCACGTCTGGGCGTTCCTCGGCGACGGCGAGATGGACGAGGCCGAGTCCCGCGGCCTGATCCACGTCGCGGCCGGCGAGGGCCTCGACAACCTGACCTTCGTGATCAACTGCAACCTGCAGCGGCTCGACGGCCCGGTGCGCGGCAACGGCAAGATCATCCAGGAGCTGGAGTCCTACTTCCGCGGCGCCGGCTGGAACGTCATCAAGGTGATCTGGGGCCGCGAGTGGGACTCGCTGCTGCACGCCGACCGCGACGGCGCCCTGGTCAACCTGATGAACGTCACCCCGGACGGTGACTACCAGACGTACAAGGCCAACGACGGCGCCTTCGTCCGCGAGCACTTCTTCGGCCGCGACCCGCGGACGAAGGACCTGGTCAAGGACCTCTCCGACGCCGACATCTGGAACCTCAAGCGCGGCGGCCACGACTACCGGAAGGTGTACGCGGCGTACAAGTCGGCGCTGGAGCACCACGGCCAGCCGACGGTGATCCTGGCCCACACCATCAAGGGCTACGGCCTCGGCCCGGCGTTCGAGGGCCGCAACGCCACGCACCAGATGAAGAAGCTCACCCTCGACGACCTGAAGCTGTTCCGCGACTCGCAGCGGATCCCGATCAGCGACGAGGAGCTGGAGCGCAACCCGAAGCTCCCGCCGTACTACCACCCGGGCGCCGGCTCGCCCGAGATCGAGTACATGATCGGCCGCCGCAAGGCGCTCGGCGGGTTCCTGCCGGAACGCCGTCCGAAGGCCGCGAAGGCGCTGGTGCTGCCCGGCGACAAGGTCTACGAGGGCATCCGGAAGGGTTCCGGCAAGCAGGAGGTCGCCACGACGATGGCGTTCGTCCGGCTGGTCCGCGAGCTGGCGAAGGACTCCGAGATCGGCAAGCGCGTCGTCCCGATCATCCCGGACGAGGCCCGCACCTTCGGCCTCGATTCGATGTTCCCGACGGCCAAGATCTACAACCCGCACGGCCAGACCTACACGTCGGTCGACGCGAGCCTGATGCTGGCCTACAAGGAGTCCGAGAAGGGCCAGCTGCTGCACGAGGGCATCAACGAGGCGGGCTCCACCGCGTCGTTCACCGCCGTCGGCACGTCGTACGCGACGCACGGCGAGCCGATGATCCCGATCTACATCTTCTACTCGATGTTCGGGTTCCAGCGGACGGGTGACGGCCTGTACGCCGCCGCCGACCAGATGGCCCGCGGGTTCGTCCTCGGCGCCACCGCCGGCCGGACCACCCTGACGGGTGAGGGTCTGCAGCACGCCGACGGGCACTCGCTGCTGCTGGCGGCGACGAACCCGGCCGCGGTGGCCTACGACCCGGCGTGGTCGTTCGAGATCGCGCACATCGTCAAGGACGGCCTGCGCCGGATGTACGGCGAGGCCGGCCCGGACGGCAACGGCGAGAACGTCTTCTACTACATGACGATCTACAACGAGCCGTACCAGCAGCCCGCCGAGCCGGAGAACCTCGACGTCGACGGCCTGCTGAAGGGTCTGTACAAGTACGCGGACGCGCAGGAAGGCGACGGTCCGGAGGTGCAGATCCTGGTCTCGGGCGTCACGATGCCGGACGCGCTGAAGGCGCAGAAGATGCTGGCCGAGGAGTGGGGCGTGCGGGCCGCGGTGTGGTCGGCCACGTCGTGGACCGAGCTGCGGCGCGAAGCCGTCGAGATCGACCACGACAACCTGCTCTACCCGGGCAGCGAGCCGCGCGTGCCGTACGTGACCGAGAAGCTGCAGGGCTCGAACGGCCCAGTCGTGGCGGTGTCGGACTGGATGCGTGCGGTGCCGGACCTGATCCGCCCGTACGTCCCGACCGACATGCTGACGCTGGGCACGGACGGCTTCGGCTTCTCCGACACCCGGCCGGCGGCGCGGCGGAAGTTCCTGGTCGACGCCGAGTCGATCACCGTCGGGGCGCTGTCGATCCTGGCCAAGCGCGGCGAGGTCGACCAGGCGAAGGTCCTCGAAGCGGCCACGAAGTACCGGCTCGACGACGTCACGGCCGCCGGGCCGCAGACGTCGGATTCCGGGAACGCGTGA
- a CDS encoding cupin domain-containing protein — MRKPIAVVMTALAAALALPATASATPGSGVAGTVLAQKTIGHTDYTLREITIQPGGYTGWHFHDGTLYAYVKAGTLTHNLADCSVDGVFGTGRAFTEKPDQVHIGRNLGSTPLVLEVLYVLPAGSPLSEDAPNPGCGF, encoded by the coding sequence ATGCGCAAGCCGATCGCCGTCGTCATGACCGCCCTCGCCGCGGCCTTGGCGCTGCCCGCCACCGCCTCCGCGACACCCGGCAGCGGCGTCGCCGGCACGGTCCTGGCCCAGAAGACCATCGGGCACACCGATTACACGCTGCGGGAGATCACCATCCAGCCCGGCGGCTACACGGGCTGGCACTTCCACGACGGCACGCTCTACGCCTACGTCAAGGCGGGGACGCTCACGCACAACCTGGCCGACTGCAGCGTCGACGGCGTCTTCGGCACCGGGCGCGCGTTCACCGAGAAGCCCGACCAGGTGCACATCGGCCGCAACCTCGGGTCGACGCCGCTGGTGCTCGAAGTCCTGTACGTGCTCCCGGCGGGCAGCCCGCTGTCGGAGGACGCCCCGAACCCCGGCTGCGGCTTCTAG
- a CDS encoding class I SAM-dependent methyltransferase gives MIYEDPRAYLLGLEGMALLRAFTGEFGRDFVEARIAEIRRVLADEGLADAAVEVERVDTVTGYRLWSATYDRPNSAFDLDEPVVQAIVDALPVGVALDAACGTGRYAAFLARRGHRVVGVDGSPDMLARARTRVPPGEFLLGDLHRLPVADAGVDLVVCGLALTHVPALEPVLAEFARVLRPGGHLVIADMHPDRVAQGAIPPVRGADGRPGRLRSYRHPIGDYLRAALAVGLRVRRCEEPPVPARDQPVPAARTGAFEPVGPWELWPWSLAGLVPEAARAVNAGAPALVIWHFQAGEP, from the coding sequence GTGATCTACGAAGATCCGCGCGCCTACCTGCTCGGGCTCGAAGGCATGGCGTTGCTGCGGGCGTTCACCGGAGAATTCGGCCGCGACTTCGTCGAGGCCCGGATCGCGGAGATCCGCCGGGTGCTCGCCGACGAGGGGCTGGCGGACGCCGCCGTGGAAGTCGAGCGGGTCGACACGGTCACCGGCTACCGGCTGTGGTCGGCCACCTATGACCGGCCCAACTCGGCGTTCGACCTCGACGAACCCGTGGTCCAGGCGATCGTGGACGCGCTGCCCGTGGGCGTCGCGCTCGATGCCGCCTGCGGGACCGGCCGCTATGCCGCATTCCTGGCCCGGCGCGGCCACCGGGTCGTCGGGGTGGACGGCTCGCCCGACATGCTCGCGCGGGCGCGCACCCGCGTGCCGCCGGGCGAATTCCTGCTCGGGGACCTGCACCGGCTCCCGGTGGCCGACGCCGGGGTCGATCTGGTCGTGTGCGGCCTGGCGCTGACCCACGTCCCGGCGCTCGAACCGGTGCTGGCGGAGTTCGCCAGGGTGCTGCGGCCCGGTGGGCATCTGGTGATCGCCGACATGCACCCCGATCGGGTGGCGCAGGGCGCGATCCCGCCCGTGCGCGGTGCCGACGGCCGGCCCGGGCGGCTGAGGAGCTACCGTCACCCGATCGGGGATTACCTGCGTGCCGCGCTCGCGGTGGGACTGCGGGTGCGGCGCTGCGAGGAACCTCCCGTGCCGGCCCGCGACCAGCCGGTCCCGGCGGCTCGGACCGGCGCGTTCGAGCCGGTGGGACCGTGGGAGCTGTGGCCGTGGAGCCTGGCCGGTCTGGTGCCCGAAGCGGCGCGAGCCGTCAACGCGGGGGCGCCGGCGCTCGTCATCTGGCATTTCCAGGCGGGCGAGCCGTGA
- a CDS encoding MarR family winged helix-turn-helix transcriptional regulator, giving the protein MTDTPGYELPFLLFGGFRTLIDRLHAELARRGHPDVRPSYGFAMQAVGVQGATASEIGRRLGVSKQAAGKTVERLEALGYAERADDPSDARRKIVRLTAHGVDALRKSAEIFDELRAEWVRTVGADRITALENDLRAVVGPAAYRLDAAGWFSS; this is encoded by the coding sequence ATGACCGACACGCCGGGCTACGAGCTGCCCTTCCTGCTCTTCGGCGGCTTCCGCACGCTCATCGACCGCCTGCACGCCGAGCTCGCCCGCCGCGGCCACCCCGACGTGCGGCCGTCGTACGGCTTCGCGATGCAGGCCGTCGGCGTGCAGGGGGCGACGGCGTCGGAGATCGGCCGCCGCCTCGGCGTTTCCAAGCAGGCGGCGGGCAAGACCGTCGAACGGCTCGAGGCGCTCGGGTACGCCGAGCGAGCCGACGACCCGTCGGACGCGCGCCGCAAGATCGTCCGGCTGACCGCGCACGGCGTCGACGCGCTCCGGAAGTCGGCGGAGATCTTCGACGAGCTGCGCGCGGAGTGGGTGCGCACGGTGGGCGCGGACCGGATCACCGCGCTCGAGAACGACCTGCGCGCGGTCGTCGGCCCGGCGGCGTACCGGCTCGACGCCGCCGGCTGGTTCTCGAGCTAG
- a CDS encoding alpha-hydroxy acid oxidase, with protein sequence MTKRRLPKPSELQQILRPKPIVLNPTDRRLANAHTIADLRMIARKRTPRAAFDYTDGAAELEDSLLRARQAYRRVEFHPNVLRGVSDVDTTREILGKTSALPFAFAPTGFTRMMQHEGERAVARVAERNGIPVGLSTMATTSIEDLAEAAPGARKWFQLYVWRDHGAGEDLMNRAWAAGYDTLMLTVDTPVGGARLRDVRNGLTIPPALTLKTFLDGAMHPAWWFNLLTTEPLNFASLSHFDGTVAELLNKLFDPTLNFDDLDWVRRTWPGKLVVKGVQNVDDARDVVKHGADAVLISNHGGRQLDRAPTPLELLPAVLDELQGGAEVWIDTGILSGGDIVAAIARGADAVLVGRAFLYGLMAGGERGVQRCVDILRTEMVRTMQLLGVRTLQDLTPSHATLR encoded by the coding sequence GTGACGAAGCGACGGCTGCCGAAGCCGAGTGAGCTGCAGCAGATCCTGCGGCCGAAGCCGATCGTGCTGAACCCCACGGACCGGCGGCTGGCGAACGCGCACACCATCGCCGACCTGCGGATGATCGCCCGCAAGCGCACCCCGCGGGCGGCGTTCGACTACACCGACGGGGCCGCCGAGCTCGAGGACAGCCTGCTCCGCGCCCGGCAGGCGTACCGCCGCGTCGAATTCCACCCGAACGTGCTGCGCGGGGTGTCCGATGTGGACACCACCCGCGAGATCCTCGGCAAGACCTCGGCGTTGCCGTTCGCCTTCGCCCCCACCGGTTTCACCCGCATGATGCAGCACGAGGGCGAGCGCGCGGTGGCCCGCGTCGCCGAGCGCAACGGCATCCCGGTCGGGCTCTCGACGATGGCGACGACCTCGATCGAGGACCTCGCCGAAGCCGCGCCGGGGGCCCGCAAGTGGTTCCAGCTCTACGTCTGGCGCGACCACGGCGCCGGCGAAGATCTGATGAATCGCGCGTGGGCGGCGGGCTACGACACGCTCATGCTGACCGTGGACACCCCGGTGGGCGGTGCCCGCCTGCGCGACGTCCGCAACGGCCTGACCATCCCGCCGGCGCTGACGCTCAAGACGTTCCTCGACGGCGCGATGCACCCGGCGTGGTGGTTCAACCTGCTCACCACCGAGCCGCTGAACTTCGCCTCGCTCAGCCACTTCGACGGGACTGTTGCGGAGCTGCTGAACAAGCTCTTCGACCCGACGCTGAACTTCGACGACCTCGACTGGGTGCGCCGCACCTGGCCGGGGAAACTGGTGGTCAAGGGCGTCCAGAACGTCGACGACGCCCGCGACGTGGTGAAGCACGGCGCGGACGCGGTCCTGATCTCGAACCACGGCGGCCGCCAGCTCGACCGCGCGCCGACGCCGCTCGAGCTGCTCCCGGCGGTGCTGGACGAGCTCCAGGGCGGCGCGGAGGTCTGGATCGACACGGGCATCCTGTCCGGCGGCGACATCGTGGCGGCGATCGCCCGCGGCGCGGACGCGGTCCTGGTCGGCCGCGCGTTCCTGTACGGCCTGATGGCCGGCGGCGAGCGCGGTGTCCAGCGTTGCGTCGACATCCTCCGCACGGAGATGGTCCGCACGATGCAGCTGCTCGGCGTCCGGACGCTCCAGGACCTGACGCCGAGCCACGCCACCCTGCGTTAG
- a CDS encoding short chain dehydrogenase — MKIILLGATGLVGRAVAAALEPRHEVVPVSRTSPVGADLADPASLDTVFDTGADAVVCCAANVPLRPLAELTDAQVLDDLRAKLLGQVALARRAARRLPAGGSITLTGGTFTEPIPGSGLGALVNAGLEGFVRSAAAELPRGPRINVVSPGWISETLEAMGEDGSGGTPVAVVAEAYRALVEGDANGRTVVPR; from the coding sequence GTGAAGATCATCCTGCTGGGCGCCACGGGGCTCGTCGGCCGAGCCGTCGCCGCTGCCCTCGAACCACGCCACGAGGTCGTGCCCGTCTCGCGGACGTCACCGGTCGGTGCGGACCTGGCGGATCCCGCGTCGCTCGACACGGTGTTCGATACCGGCGCGGACGCCGTCGTGTGCTGCGCCGCCAACGTCCCCCTGCGCCCGCTCGCCGAGCTGACCGACGCGCAGGTGCTCGACGACCTGCGCGCCAAGCTGCTCGGCCAGGTCGCGCTCGCCCGGCGTGCGGCGCGGCGCCTGCCCGCCGGGGGCTCGATCACGCTCACCGGCGGGACGTTCACCGAGCCGATCCCGGGCAGCGGGCTCGGTGCGCTCGTCAACGCCGGTCTCGAAGGCTTCGTCCGGTCGGCCGCCGCCGAGCTGCCCCGCGGGCCGCGGATCAACGTCGTCAGCCCCGGCTGGATCAGCGAAACCCTCGAAGCGATGGGGGAGGACGGCAGCGGCGGGACGCCGGTGGCGGTCGTCGCCGAGGCCTACCGCGCACTCGTCGAAGGCGACGCGAACGGCCGCACCGTCGTGCCCCGCTGA
- a CDS encoding MFS transporter encodes MEKPAGRREWLGLAVLVLPTLLVAMDMTSLFLALPQLSADLGASSTEQLWITDSYGFVVAGFVITMGTLGDRIGRRRLLLAGGGAFGLLSIVAAFSTGPVMLIVVRGTLGVAGATLMPSTLALITNMFRDEKQRGRAISIWATCQFAGGAAGPVFAGFLLQHFSWGAVFLVAVPAVAVLLVAGPFLLPEFRAPASGRLDLPGVALSLAAVLLVVFGLKQLATGSLILPIAAIAAGTLLGTVFARRQLTTPSPLLDLRLFRNRPFTAVLVALVFAGVAMAGVGLLVTQYLQSVLGHSPLVSALLFAPMGLGVAVGTMTAPSLTRFVTPATAIAGGLALSAAGSFLLAVTDGLVPVVVGITVLTLGTGPLFALGIGLVVGSVPPERAGSAASMADTGNYLGGSLGMALIGLTAAAVYHGVFPAGTTLAVDVTRPAMAEQAKEAFTAALNVTGVIAAVLFAGLALLVTTMRRTEVVAVEPAMAE; translated from the coding sequence ATGGAGAAGCCGGCCGGACGGCGGGAGTGGCTGGGACTGGCGGTGCTCGTGCTGCCCACCCTGCTCGTCGCGATGGACATGACCTCGCTGTTCCTCGCGCTGCCGCAGCTGAGCGCGGACCTCGGCGCGAGCAGCACCGAACAGCTGTGGATCACCGACAGCTACGGCTTCGTCGTCGCCGGGTTCGTCATCACCATGGGCACGCTCGGCGACCGGATCGGGCGGCGGCGGCTGCTGCTCGCGGGAGGCGGGGCCTTCGGGCTCCTGTCGATCGTCGCGGCGTTCTCGACCGGGCCGGTGATGCTCATCGTCGTCCGCGGGACGCTCGGGGTGGCCGGGGCGACGCTGATGCCGTCGACGCTCGCCCTGATCACGAACATGTTCCGCGACGAGAAGCAGCGCGGCAGGGCCATCTCGATCTGGGCCACCTGCCAGTTCGCGGGCGGCGCGGCCGGTCCGGTGTTCGCCGGCTTCCTGCTCCAGCACTTCTCGTGGGGCGCGGTGTTCCTGGTCGCCGTCCCGGCCGTGGCCGTCCTGCTCGTGGCCGGCCCGTTCCTGCTGCCCGAGTTCCGCGCGCCGGCATCCGGACGGCTGGACCTGCCCGGCGTGGCGCTCTCGCTGGCCGCGGTGCTGCTGGTCGTGTTCGGCCTCAAGCAATTGGCCACCGGCTCGCTGATCCTGCCGATCGCGGCGATCGCCGCCGGGACGCTGCTGGGCACCGTCTTCGCCCGCCGTCAGCTCACGACACCGTCGCCGCTGCTGGACCTGCGGCTGTTCCGCAACCGCCCGTTCACCGCGGTGCTGGTCGCGCTGGTGTTCGCCGGGGTCGCGATGGCGGGGGTCGGCCTGCTGGTGACGCAGTACCTGCAGAGTGTCCTCGGTCACTCCCCGCTCGTCTCGGCGCTGCTGTTCGCGCCGATGGGTCTCGGCGTGGCGGTGGGCACGATGACGGCGCCGTCCCTGACCCGGTTCGTCACCCCGGCCACGGCGATCGCGGGCGGCTTGGCGCTGTCGGCGGCGGGCAGCTTCCTGCTGGCGGTGACCGACGGCCTGGTCCCGGTCGTGGTGGGCATCACGGTGCTGACGCTGGGCACGGGCCCCCTGTTCGCGCTGGGCATCGGCCTGGTGGTGGGTTCGGTCCCGCCGGAGCGCGCGGGTTCGGCGGCCTCGATGGCGGACACGGGCAACTACCTCGGCGGCTCGCTGGGCATGGCCCTGATCGGCCTGACGGCGGCGGCGGTGTACCACGGCGTGTTCCCGGCGGGCACGACGCTCGCGGTCGACGTCACCCGGCCGGCGATGGCCGAGCAGGCGAAGGAGGCGTTCACGGCGGCGCTGAACGTGACGGGCGTGATCGCGGCGGTCCTGTTCGCCGGGCTGGCCCTGCTGGTGACGACGATGCGCCGCACCGAGGTCGTCGCGGTGGAGCCGGCCATGGCGGAGTGA
- a CDS encoding carboxymuconolactone decarboxylase family protein, with product MTATAKKFGRVPSAVARLATSPELLNGFLKLSAIFEATTLTALEREVLIMTVAARNECHLCVAMHTATLTRLSASPELVAALRAEAPLPEPRLEALRVFVHAVMDTRGEVPAEGLAAFTGAGYTQRNALEVVLGIGTYTLSTFANRLTRAPLDDAFAEHAWHAA from the coding sequence ATGACGGCCACCGCGAAGAAGTTCGGCCGCGTGCCGTCCGCCGTCGCCCGGCTGGCGACCTCACCGGAACTGCTCAACGGATTCCTCAAGCTCAGCGCGATCTTCGAAGCCACGACCCTGACGGCGCTGGAACGCGAAGTGCTGATCATGACGGTGGCCGCGCGCAACGAGTGCCACCTCTGCGTGGCGATGCACACGGCCACGCTGACCCGCCTGTCCGCCTCCCCGGAGCTGGTCGCGGCGCTGCGGGCGGAGGCCCCGCTGCCGGAGCCGCGGCTGGAGGCGCTGCGCGTCTTCGTCCACGCCGTCATGGACACCAGGGGCGAAGTCCCGGCCGAAGGGCTGGCGGCGTTCACCGGCGCCGGCTACACCCAGCGGAACGCCCTGGAGGTGGTGCTGGGGATCGGGACGTACACGCTGTCGACGTTCGCGAACCGGCTCACCCGCGCCCCGCTCGACGACGCCTTCGCCGAGCACGCCTGGCACGCGGCGTGA